The Leopardus geoffroyi isolate Oge1 chromosome C1, O.geoffroyi_Oge1_pat1.0, whole genome shotgun sequence sequence ttttgcctggttttgaGGTATCATAAGGACAAGGTGGGAGGGAAATATTCGAGGCAAGGGGAACAGTATTTGTAAAGACATGAAGGTAGCAGTAGTGAAGTTAGTAGTTCCATGTGCCTGCAGTAGAATTTTAACATGCATTTACAATCACTGGGATTAGatgtcaaaatgcagattctttgACCTCTTCTTCAGACTTACTGGATTAATATCTGGAAGTGAGAAGCACAAAAATCTGTATGTTTTCCACCAAAGCTCCCCAAATGATTCTTACATACACTAAAGTTTGGGAACTGCTAGTGCAGTTGGTTGATGTTGGAGAGAGGGCAGAAGTGagcctggggaggaaggcaggagtaGGAGTTTGCTTCATCATTATGAACTTTTAAGCTTTGTGTACAATTTGCTTTTTCCACTTGTCATGAGGAGTGCTTTTGTTGATTATCTGATTCTAAGGTCAACCATCTTTTGACAGACAAAGGACACTGGTATAtagttacattttattataatgcTAGCTGTAAAATTGGAGTTTTCTCAAAGTCAAAGCCTTGCAGCACTCCAGGAGCTACACTGGATTAACAGCATTGTGTAATTTTGTTGCCGGatttcttagtttctttcatACAGTAATAAAGATGATATGTATTGACAAACTCCCAAGATGGGGACTTCAGATGTATCTTCTGGAACTAAGAGCCAGTGAAACATGGTTTTGAAAATCTGTAGAAATTTCCTGATGATATTTTACTGTGTGACTTGGTGTTGGAATGTTTTACCAATTTATATTGGTAGTTTAGTATGCATGTTCAGCAGTTTTGTTTGACTCTTCCAATGGATAAGAAAGAAACAAGTATCCTCAGTTTGGTTCTTTACAAGGATTTCTATTTAACGTTTATATACTTTGAAATTTACAAATTGATATTTCGCTTTATGGCAGTTTTATCAtttactttgtaattttaaaacgTTAACCATCTCTGTGCACGTGTATTGGAGTATTTTGGCCTCGGTCCATAAGGAGTGTGGTTACTGTTTGCATGCTGAGACAAACGACCACATCATTCATTATGGGTAATTATTTGGATCTACAGTGTGAACGATTGTAAGCAGGAGGTATGAGGTATTATAGACATTTCTAAAGCTTCTGAGAAACCTCAGAGTGGTCAATTTCCCTGGCAATTAGCAAttagggaattttttaaattattaagaacATGGCATTTAAATGGCAATTTCTACTATTGATTTGTTATATTCATACCTGACTTTTAAAGAactgtattttggatttttgaaGTTTGCAACTTAAACTAATTGTTGAAACCAGTCTAAAAATATTGAATATGGTCTTGATGACTTTTAAGCATAATTGTATCATTTCTAATGGATTCTTTTCCTAAATCCTGTGATGTCATTGCCTAAGTGAATTCTCTAACTTGAGTCTGTCGACTAGCACTTTCTTACTGCAGTAATTTCTCACTTTTTTGTCTTCACCATGTTACATATAATGAATAGACACCCAGTTTTTATGAAACTCCTCAAAAAATGATGAGAATTCATGTTTCACAATCCTTAACGTATGTAATGTCCTTGTCATGGTTGCTTGTTTTAGAACGTATACACCGTGTGTCTAGAAATCCAGGGTAGAGTGCAGCAGGTAAGTTTGAGGATGACTGTCCAGTTCATGGTATCTCTTCCCTCTCTGGCATCGGCTCCCAATACTGTGTCCCTGCTGTGGCTGTAACCCAGTGAACACTGAGTCACAACATCTGATGTTGCCATGGCCAATTGGATCGTCTGTCCTGGGAGGTTAAAATTTAGAGCCCAGACACAGAAGTTTGGCATGGTTAGAGTGAATCATGGTATTGATTGTGCTCTAGCAGAAAAGTCCTCAAgttcccttttcttttatttttttttttcaacgtttatttatttttgggacagagagagacagagcatgaatgggggagagagagggagacacagaatcggaaacaggctccaggctctgagccatcagcccagagcccaacgcggggctcgaactcacggaccgcgagatcgtgacctggctgaagtcggacgcctaaccgactgcgccacccaggcgcccctcaagttccCTTTTCTAAGCTCTCTGAGCTGCCTTGGTTCCTACCCTTTCTGAGTCTTTAGTCAGTTGCACTTACATTCTGGGAatattgttcttttgttctttttttctgaagataaGCCAGAGatagtttctgttgcttacaGCGAAAATAAATTGAGTCACACACAAACAAACTGTTAGAATTCTGTCATAGGTATGTCATGGAAAGCATTTCAGAAGCCGGTTATAGTTTTCCCTTTGCCTCCTGCTTTAGTGGCCTCTTCTGGTGCCTGTATGTCTCGCTTTCCCTCCTCAATAAtctcgttaatttttttttttaactctgtcaTTACAAACTAGTTGCAAATACTTGTTGTCTGCATACTTACTAAAGCCCAGTCTCCTATAGATCACTTCCTGTAGGCTTTCACAATATTGTGCATACCTTCATGACAGCACATACTACTTTATGTTGTTATGATACGTTTGGCTGGTTCATAGAAAGCAGCTTCAGGCACTGAGACATGTTCATCCTTGACTCCTAGCACCTTGCACATAGTTAATTATTCCTCACTTTAAATTATAGTTGGCCCTTGGACAACATGGGTTTAAAGTGCGTGGCACcacttgggtgtgtgtgtgtgttttaaaaatttttttaatgtttatttaccttagagagagagacacagacagaggcactagttgagggggggtggggagcagagagagggagacacagaatctgaagcagactccaggctctgagctgtcaacatagagcccagtgtggggcttgaactcttggaccatgagatcatgacctgagctgaagtcagatgctcaacagactaagtcacccagggacccctatatgtgttttgttattttttttttaattttttttttaacatttatttattattgagagacaaagatagagcatgagcatgggaggggcggagagagagggagacagagtctgaagcaggctccaggttccagctgtcagcacagagcccgatgttggaCTTGGACtctcaaactgcgagatcatgaccccagctgaagtcggacacttaactgactgagctacccaggcgcccctatgtttttgtttttaataaatacagtgcttaaatgtattttctcttccttatgattttctttttttttttttttttttttttttaattttttttttcaacatttatttatttttgggacagagagagacagagcatgaacgggggaggggcagagagagagggagacacagaatcggaaacaggctccaggctctgagctgtcagcccagagcccgacgcggggctcgaactcacggaccgcgagatcgtgacctggctgaagtcggacacttaaccgactgcgccacccaggcgccccgattttcttttttttttttttagttttttagtttttaatattatttttttttaagtaagcttcacaccTAGTGCGGAGCCCACTGTGGGGTTTGAActacgatcctgagatcaaggcccaagctgactgagatcaagaatcagatgcttaactgactgagccacccaagctccccctTAACGATTTTCTTTAATAGcacttttctctagcttactttattataagaaatagtgtacaaaatatataacatactaAAAATATGTGGTAATTGACAGTTTAAGTTATTAGTAAGGCTTCTAGGCAGCAGTAGGCTaattagttaagttttgggaagTCAGTAGTTACAAATTTcaactgtgtgtgggggggtcagCACCTCTGACATTCCtctcccatgttgttcaagggtcagatGTATTCCCACTTGGTGTATATATACCAGAATCCATTCTGTGCTCTGAAGATACCTCAATGAAGAAAACAGGCCAAAAATGCCTGCCTTAGGACTTAcattctaaattatattttcatagttAAAGACCATTAAGATAGTTTTTCAAGTAGACTTTTAGCAATATATGGAGTATTGTACTGTAGTGCAAGAGTCTGTGTTACTTTTCCTGTCCttatatcacattttataaacACCTATTTTAATGGGATAATAGGATGTATGGCTGGGAAGGAATCCAGTGCTGTGCTGAATGCCCAGTGCTAAAGAAAAGTGCCTGTAGGAAACCTGAAAAGTTTATGATTTTAGAAAGTTTCCTGCAcatgttttatttgaataaatatgttCAGCAATTATTGTTTATTTGGAATGCTGTGCTGTCGAGATGGTCCTAAAATATGGACAGAAAAAACCCCCTCAAACTTAGGCTTCAAAGCTTGTTGTATAATGTTTTGTAGTCTATCACAGCATACTTTAAATGAGCTGGAGGCAAGTTAAAGGACAAGTTTTATGAAGACTTTTTCTTGCCATTTATCTTGTCACTGAATTATTTCATAGCATGCTGGTGGgcataaacattattaaaaattctttgttcCTTGAAAACTCATCTCTGGTAATTTCAGGTAATGTCAGTCATATAttctaaagagaaatatttggctcagaacatttttaatggggaaaagtcacagaaacactttcactttttaaaacagaatattaaTCACCATATTATTGAAAGTTCAAATACTAGATGAGAAAAAATCTCCCAGATCCCAGTTACTAGTATTTtggtgtatatataattttatatcgTTCTTTACATTTGGAAAAATGTAGTTCTAATATACCTATATCAAGTTCATACTCTCTGTTCTTAGATTATTTCTCTTAACATTATGTTGCTATAGTTATATCACGTTTTTCCTAAAACTTAAACTTTTGTACCAGGATTACTAGGTGTATGACCCAGGCtgctccaagcctcagttttgttATTGTGAAAAGTActgttgtgaggagtaaatgaacTAGCAGGAGAGAGCCGCCTGGGAGTTGGGCTCTTTACTAGGTGCTTAGTCGGTGTGAACTAACTACCCCTCTCCTTGTTTGTTCAGATTCTCCTGGGAGAATATGCCCTGCATATCATTTCGCCCTTaaagtttcatagttttttttcttaaatattttttcttaaaataattttaactttatagaACCCAAGAATGTTTCTTTTAAGAAGAACTTAGatacatgtaggggcgcctgggtggctcagttggttaagcgtctgacttcagttcaggtctgatctcatggcttgtgggtccgagccctgcattggtctctgtgctgacagctcggagcctggagcctgcttccaaaggttctgtgtctccctctctctgctgctcaccccttccccctctccctccccccacccctttctctcttagtattaaatattaaaaaaaaaaaaaaaaagttgggtacatgtttgcttgtatttctgtgaaaaatacatttttaggagCTAGAATTATGTGGAAAagtcaggcttttttttttttggggggggggggcgctagcTTTTCAAGATATAAGCCTCCTGTATAGTAATCTGGTGGCATGCTTTACATGTTTGTTTTGCTGAAAACTGGTTATCTTTTCCCATTATGGGATCTAAACCATGTTAGCCATTTCACAGGTAGATGGTCTTCTTTAAAGTGGGGTGTTTCTATATAGGTGTGgaacaagaattttttttgacGTGTGCATATTCCTGTATTtgaaaaaatgttgagaaattttaacatttctctactaaatgtttttcttgcactttactaattttttttgcCCTTGGCATTTTAGAATGAACCTAGTGATCGAGAGGATGGCCTCAACAAAAGTCATCATGTGACGGATTCTGAGAATGATGACCCCTCAAACCTTAATGCCAGTGACTCTGAAAGTGAGGAGCTTCAAAGGCAAAAGGACAGTGACTCTGAATCTGAGGAGCATGCAGAGCCTGTTGCAAGTGATTCTGAAAATGAGGACACTCATCAGCGTGCGAGTGACTCTGAGAGTGAGGAGACCAGGAAGCTACCTGTCAGTGATTCGGAAAATGAGGACCTTCTTAATGGGCACGCAACTGATTCAGAAAATGAAGATGTTAGAAAGCATCCTGCCAGTGATTCAGAGATGGAAGAGCTCCCCAAAAGTCCTGCTAGTGACTCTGAAACAGAGGATGTTCTAAAACCTCAAATCAGTGACTCCGAGAGTGAGGAGCCCCCACAGCACCAGGCCAGTGATTCCGAAAATGAGGAGCTTCCCAAGCCTAGAATTAGTGATTCGGAAAGTGAGGAGCTTCCTAAGCCTCGGGTCAGTGACTCGGAGAGTGAGGAGCCTCAGAGGACTCAGGCCAGCGACTCGGAAAATGAGGAGCTTCCCAAACCCCGTGTCAGTGACTCAGAAAGTGAGGACCCACCGCGGCACCAAGCCAGCGACTCAGAAAATGAGGAGCTTCCCAAACCCCGTGTCAGTGACTCGGAAAGTGAGGGACCCCCACGGCACCAAGGCAGCGACTCAGAAAATGAGGAGCTCCCCAAACCCCGTGTCAGTGACTCGGAAAGTGAGGACCCCCCAAGGAACCAGGCCAGTGATTCAGAAAACGAGGAGCTTCCCAAGCCCCGAGTCAGTGACTCTGAGAGCGAGGAGCCTCAGAAGGGACCTGCCAGTGATTCCGAAACTGAGGATGCCTCCAGGCACAAACAGAAGCCAGAGTCGGATGAGGACAGCGATGGGGAGAACAAGGGAGAGGATGCAGAAATGCAGAAGGACTCCTTTCGTTCAGATAGCCATATAGACAGAAAAAGGATCCAGAGTTCAGACAGTGAGGAGGAGGAACCCAAAAGGCCAAAAATTGACAgtgatgaagatgaagaaaaagtcggggaagaggagaaagtagCAAAGCGAAAAGCTGCTGTGCTTTCTGACagtgaagatgaagagaaagcatgTAAGGATGCTTCCTTTTTTGAACTGTTTGTGCATAGTTTTCATTCTTGTCTGAGCTTGTGACTGTGAAGCTCTGTGTGTTTCTGAAATGTTAGATCTCTACTATCTCATTCAACTTGATATTCTAAAATATCACTAGGACACTAGTTTTGCTTGGTTTTCAGGGGCCGATCTTAGTATTAAATTGGCTTTGAGTTGTTTTAGGAGCATTGGTTAAGGTCTTACTGGTTCAAAACAGTAAACTAATGGAGTTTCAATGGGAATATGAAAGATAGTTTTCTGTGGGGAAGAGtaatatttcaaagaaatctgTTTATGTGCAAACCCAGCTGGATGCAGACTTGGCTGTGGATCTGACAGTTAATCCGTTAGATCCCATGTGGATAGTGACTGAGCTCCCATGGGTACCTGTCTTGTTAAACATTGTCAGATAGTTGCCAAATACAAGGAAGTTTGTGAGGGCCTGTATTTAGAGACTCCGTCTCTTTCCAGTCTTTGCTAGCTGGGCCCCTATTTTCATGGATAATAGTTTtcacttcattacttttttttaatgtttgtttattttaagagagcatgagcaggggaggggcagagagaaagggagggagagaatccaaagcaggctctgcactgtcagcgcagagcctgatgtaggactcgaCCTCACGagtgagaaatcatgacctgtgaaatcatgacctgagccgaaatcaagagtcagacacttaacgactgagccacccaggcgccccttgattacTTTTTTATGAAACTTACTTTTGAGTGGGGAGAAGACATATTTCCTTATAACCTGGCAGTtataggagaaggaaaaagagcctCACACATGTGCCAGCTAGTTTACTGGGGGAGATGAGAAATTCCAAACCGACCAGTGACGATCAGGAAGTAAGGGTAAAAGAATATCTAAACCTTTTCAGTGCTGCTAATACTCAGCAAAATAGAAGGGACTCTAATTCTGCATATCATTGCAGTCTTCAGTTTTTCTGTTCCCCCAAAGGAAAGGTGCCTATTGATGCCCACTTTTATGTTGACAATTTCGTTCTTCATCTTCTGGCCCCTT is a genomic window containing:
- the IWS1 gene encoding protein IWS1 homolog isoform X9; amino-acid sequence: MDSEYYSGDQSADDGGATPVQDERDSGSDVEDDVNEQHSGSDTGSVERHSENEPSDREDGLNKSHHVTDSENDDPSNLNASDSESEELQRQKDSDSESEEHAEPVASDSENEDTHQRASDSESEETRKLPVSDSENEDLLNGHATDSENEDVRKHPASDSEMEELPKSPASDSETEDVLKPQISDSESEEPPQHQASDSENEELPKPRISDSESEELPKPRVSDSESEEPQRTQASDSENEELPKPRVSDSESEDPPRHQASDSENEELPKPRVSDSESEGPPRHQGSDSENEELPKPRVSDSESEDPPRNQASDSENEELPKPRVSDSESEEPQKGPASDSETEDASRHKQKPESDEDSDGENKGEDAEMQKDSFRSDSHIDRKRIQSSDSEEEEPKRPKIDSDEDEEKVGEEEKVAKRKAAVLSDSEDEEKASAKKSRVVSDADDSDSDVVSDKPGKREKTLASDSEEEAGKEELSDKKNEEKDLFGSDSESGNEEENLIADIFGESGDEEEEEFTGFNQEDLEEEKSETQVKEAEDSDSDDNIKRGKHMDFLSDFEMMLQRKKSMSGKRRRNRDGGTFISDADDVVSAMIVKMNEAAEEDRQLNNQKKPALKKLTLLPTVVMHLKKQDLKETFIDSGVMSAIKEWLSPLPDRSLPALKIREELLKILQEMNGLGPYLVLPQTTKV